In a genomic window of Urocitellus parryii isolate mUroPar1 chromosome 2, mUroPar1.hap1, whole genome shotgun sequence:
- the Cep19 gene encoding centrosomal protein of 19 kDa, producing MMCTAKKCGVRFQPPAIILIYENEIKGKNRQRIMPVRNFSKFSDCTRAAEQLKNNPRHKSYLEQVSLKQLKKLFTFLRGYLWGQSLAETMEQIQRETTIDPEEDLNKLDDKELAKRKSIMDELFEKNQKKKDDPNFVYDIVVEFPQDEQLQSCGWDTESADEF from the exons ATGATGTGCACTGCCAAGAAATGTGGAGTTAGATTCCAGCCTCCAGCTATTATCTTAATCTATGAGAATGAAATCAAAGGAAAGAATCGCCAGCGCATCATGCCAGTCCGAAATTTTTCAAAGTTCTCAG ACTGCACCAGAGCTGCTGAacagttaaaaaataatccaCGACACAAGAGTTACCTGGAACAAGTATCCCTGAAGCAGCTAAAGAAGTTATTCACTTTTTTACGAGGTTACTTGTGGGGACAGAGTTTGGCAGAAACAATGGAACAAATTCAACGGGAAACAACCATTGATCCTGAGGAAGACCTGAACAAACTAGATGACAAGGAGCTTGCCAAAAGGAAGAGCATCATGGATGAACTTTTTGAGAAAAATCAGAAGAAGAAAGATGATCCGAATTTTGTTTATGACATTGTAGTTGAGTTCCCACAGGATGAACAACTGCAGTCCTGTGGCTGGGACACAGAGTCAGCTGATGAGTTCTGA
- the Pigx gene encoding GPI alpha-1,4-mannosyltransferase I, stabilizing subunit: MKEAGALQDLARAEEAHSEQNPPALRTESLVQGPLAGPLGGPPSRTPRTVPTATARVHVTTLASLLAPPPTGAAGGGAARERILEPALPLYVWRELCGAGAVENWETARPRERREACVGSFLRLHLVPVLFSGVRPPAGVLAARAVAVRVVAWLLLGAAGLTQTLAANSSDAPFGAGIRATCSEIILRQEVLKDGFHRDLLIKVKFGESIEDLQTCRLLIKHYIPTGLFVDPYELASLRERNITEAVMISENFNIEAPNYLSKESEILIYARQDAQCIDCFQAFLPVHYRYHRPHSKDEETFIIVNNPDLLMYCDQEFPILRCWAQSQVAAPCALKSKDICQWNNMKYKSIYKNVTLQVPVGLTIHTSLVCSVTLLITILCSTLILVAVFKYGHFSL, from the exons ATGAAG GAGGCCGGAGCACTCCAGGACCTGGCACGGGCGGAGGAGGCCCACTCCGAGCAAAACCCGCCAGCTCTCAGGACTGAGAGCCTGGTCCAGGGCCCGCTGGCCGGCCCGCTGGGCGGCCCGCCCTCCCGAACACCTCGAACCGTTCCCACAGCAACAGCCCGGGTACACGTCACGACGCTTGCGTCGCTCCTTGCCCCGCCTCCGACCGGGGCCGCGGGAGGCGGGGCGGCACGAGAGCGCATTTTGGAGCCGGCCCTGCCGCTTTACGTTTGGCGGGAGCTTTGTGGTGCCGGTGCTGTGGAGAACTGGGAAACCGCAAGGCCGCGG GAGCGGCGTGAGGCGTGTGTAGGCTCCTTTTTGCGTCTGCATCTGGTCCCCGTGCTCTTCTCGGGCGTCCGCCCGCCCGCCGGCGTCCTGGCTGCCCGGGCCGTGGCTGTCCGGGTCGTGGCCTGGCTGCTCCTCGGGGCGGCTGGGCTCACCCAGACGCTCGCCGCCAACTCCTCTGACGCCCCCTTCGGTGCTG GCATAAGGGCCACttgttctgaaattattttaagacaagaaGTTTTGAAAGATGGTTTCCACAG AGACCttttaataaaagtgaaatttggaGAAAGCATTGAGGACTTACAGACCTGCAGACTCTTAATTAAACACTATATCCCAACAGGACTTTTTGTGGATCCTTATGAGTTGGCTTCATTACGAGAGAGAAACATAACAGAG GCAGTGATGATTTCAGAAAACTTTAATATAGAAGCCCCAAACTATTTGTCCAAGGAATCTGAAATTCTCATTTACGCCAGACAAGATGCACAGTGCATTGATTGTTTCCAAGCCTTTTTGCCTGTGCACTATCGTTATCACCGGCCACATAGTAAAGACGAAGAAACATTTATTATAGTCAACAACCCAGATTTATTGATGTATTGTGACCAAG AGTTCCCGATTTTGAGGTGCTGGGCTCAGTCACAAGTGGCAGCTCCTTGTGCTTTGAAGAGTAAGGATATATGCCAGTGGAACAACATGAAGTATAAATCA ATATATAAGAATGTGACTCTACAAGTTCCAGTGGGACTGACTATACATACCTCTTTAGTATGTTCTGTGACTCTGCTCATTACAATCCTGTGTTCTACTTTGATTCTTGTAGCTGTTTTCAAATATggtcatttttctttgtaa